Proteins found in one Verrucomicrobiota bacterium genomic segment:
- a CDS encoding helix-turn-helix domain-containing protein — MPTHFAERVHETAESNQVAPAEQGGALLSSPTKTPSEPPTPIERLAYSIQEAADLLGVNYFSVYRLIQRGKLKPCRALRGKLLVPRSELLRLLKAD, encoded by the coding sequence ATGCCCACGCATTTTGCAGAGCGAGTCCACGAAACAGCGGAGTCCAATCAGGTCGCGCCCGCTGAGCAGGGCGGCGCATTGCTTTCCTCACCTACGAAAACCCCAAGCGAACCGCCGACGCCGATCGAACGGCTGGCCTATTCCATCCAGGAAGCCGCCGACCTGTTAGGCGTGAATTACTTCAGTGTGTACCGGCTCATTCAGCGGGGCAAATTGAAGCCCTGCCGCGCGTTGCGCGGCAAACTCCTTGTGCCGCGCTCCGAACTGCTCAGACTCTTGAAGGCCGACTGA